A genomic segment from Conger conger chromosome 2, fConCon1.1, whole genome shotgun sequence encodes:
- the nrxn1a gene encoding neurexin 1a isoform X18, which produces MDARWHCTSSQPTDDILVASAECPTDDEDIDPCETTSANSPGPGAKPGDLGPSEVIRESSSTTGMVVGIVAAAALCILILLYAMYKYRNRDEGTYRVDESSNYISNSAQSNGAVVKEKQSNSAKISSKNKKNKDKEYYV; this is translated from the exons CCTACGGATGACATATTGGTGGCATCGGCCGAGTGTCCAACCGACGATGAGGACATCGACCCCTGTGAGACGACTTCAG caaaCTCCCCGGGCCCCGGGGCGAAGCCGGGAGACCTGGGACCCTCGGAGGTGATCCGGGAGTCCAGCAGTACCACGGGAATGGTGGTGGGCATCGTGGCGGCGGCCGCCCTCtgcatcctcatcctcctctacGCCATGTACAAGTACCGCAACCGCGACGAAGGCACCTACCGCGTGGACGAGAGCAGCAACTACATCAGCAACTCGGCCCAGTCCAACGGAGCCGTGGTCAAGGAGAAGCAGTCCAACAGCGCCAAGATCTCCAGCAAGAACAAGAAGAACAAGGACAAGGAGTACTACGTCTGA
- the nrxn1a gene encoding neurexin 1a isoform X17 gives MDARWHCTSSQPTDDILVASAECPTDDEDIDPCETTSGGLANSPGPGAKPGDLGPSEVIRESSSTTGMVVGIVAAAALCILILLYAMYKYRNRDEGTYRVDESSNYISNSAQSNGAVVKEKQSNSAKISSKNKKNKDKEYYV, from the exons CCTACGGATGACATATTGGTGGCATCGGCCGAGTGTCCAACCGACGATGAGGACATCGACCCCTGTGAGACGACTTCAGGTGGGTTAG caaaCTCCCCGGGCCCCGGGGCGAAGCCGGGAGACCTGGGACCCTCGGAGGTGATCCGGGAGTCCAGCAGTACCACGGGAATGGTGGTGGGCATCGTGGCGGCGGCCGCCCTCtgcatcctcatcctcctctacGCCATGTACAAGTACCGCAACCGCGACGAAGGCACCTACCGCGTGGACGAGAGCAGCAACTACATCAGCAACTCGGCCCAGTCCAACGGAGCCGTGGTCAAGGAGAAGCAGTCCAACAGCGCCAAGATCTCCAGCAAGAACAAGAAGAACAAGGACAAGGAGTACTACGTCTGA